One genomic region from Amycolatopsis sp. FBCC-B4732 encodes:
- the rpmB gene encoding 50S ribosomal protein L28, with protein MAAVCDVCGKGPGFGKSVSHSHRRTNRRWNPNIQTVHAKVGVSQRKRLNVCTSCIKAGKVVRG; from the coding sequence GTGGCTGCCGTGTGCGACGTCTGTGGCAAGGGACCCGGCTTCGGCAAGTCGGTCTCGCACTCCCACCGCCGTACCAACCGCCGGTGGAACCCGAACATCCAGACCGTCCACGCCAAGGTGGGTGTGTCCCAGCGCAAGCGCTTGAACGTGTGCACCTCGTGCATCAAGGCGGGCAAGGTCGTTCGCGGCTGA
- a CDS encoding DAK2 domain-containing protein translates to MRVLDAAAVSAWAAGCVHSLATLRPAIDGINVYPVADSDTGSNMLFTMTGAAGELAATQPADAAEALKTLARGAVAAAKGNSGVILSQVVRGLADRAEGELDGAWLAEALGHADEVATGAVSRPVAGTILTVLHAVALAVRGDTSPLAEIAAKAAKEAAYALEKTPEQLPALARAGVVDAGARGLVAVLDALVGVLTGAPVEQEHALEVHAAPHSEVYAWEVMYLLDSVDEASLPTLRKELSGLGDSVTVAGDGSGSHAVHVHCADIGGAIEAGLALGRPRRIRVEPLLTPTPIEPGGGIDRTVVAVVHGGELAELLRAESIPVLAVPEGRTPSVEDVISLLNEAAGRHVTVLPGSVALTAAVDTAAGHAMAADRDVVVIPCVSPVQVLAALAVHDAGRRTNDDVVAMAEAAAATRRGELRIAQEESLTWVGRAQSGDVVGLVDDEVVLIEPAPASETNLVAAAMNVLNRMLALGGELVTVLSGAAAPPGVAGELAEQLRVEHPEVELTSYASGQVGTVLLMGVE, encoded by the coding sequence GTGCGGGTGCTGGACGCGGCGGCGGTGTCGGCCTGGGCTGCGGGTTGTGTGCACAGCCTGGCGACCCTGCGCCCGGCCATCGACGGGATCAACGTCTACCCCGTCGCCGACTCCGACACCGGCTCCAACATGCTCTTCACGATGACCGGCGCGGCCGGAGAACTGGCCGCCACGCAGCCGGCGGACGCCGCCGAAGCGCTGAAGACCCTCGCGCGGGGCGCGGTGGCCGCCGCCAAGGGCAACTCCGGCGTGATCCTGTCCCAGGTCGTGCGCGGCCTCGCGGACCGCGCCGAGGGGGAGCTGGACGGCGCGTGGCTGGCGGAGGCGCTGGGCCACGCCGACGAGGTCGCCACCGGCGCCGTCAGCCGCCCGGTCGCCGGGACCATCCTCACCGTGCTGCACGCCGTCGCGCTCGCCGTGCGCGGCGACACGAGCCCCCTGGCGGAAATCGCCGCGAAAGCCGCGAAAGAGGCCGCGTACGCCCTGGAGAAGACACCCGAGCAGCTGCCCGCGCTGGCCAGGGCCGGGGTCGTCGACGCCGGTGCCCGCGGGCTCGTGGCGGTGCTCGACGCCCTGGTCGGGGTGCTCACCGGCGCGCCCGTCGAGCAGGAGCACGCCCTCGAAGTCCACGCCGCCCCGCACAGCGAGGTCTACGCGTGGGAGGTCATGTACCTGCTCGACAGCGTCGACGAGGCGAGCCTGCCGACCCTGCGCAAGGAGCTCAGCGGCCTCGGCGACAGCGTCACGGTGGCCGGCGACGGCTCGGGCAGCCACGCCGTGCACGTCCACTGCGCCGACATCGGGGGCGCCATCGAGGCCGGCCTGGCCCTCGGCCGCCCGCGCCGGATCCGGGTCGAGCCGCTGCTCACGCCGACGCCGATCGAACCCGGCGGCGGGATCGACCGCACGGTCGTCGCCGTCGTCCACGGCGGGGAGCTGGCCGAGCTGCTGCGCGCCGAAAGCATCCCGGTGCTCGCCGTGCCGGAGGGGCGGACGCCGAGCGTCGAGGACGTGATCAGCCTGCTCAACGAGGCCGCCGGGCGGCACGTGACGGTGCTGCCGGGCAGCGTCGCGCTGACCGCGGCGGTCGACACCGCGGCCGGGCACGCGATGGCCGCCGACCGGGACGTCGTGGTCATCCCGTGCGTGTCGCCGGTGCAGGTGCTGGCCGCCCTGGCCGTGCACGACGCCGGCCGCCGCACCAACGACGACGTCGTCGCGATGGCCGAAGCCGCCGCCGCGACCAGGCGTGGCGAACTGCGGATCGCCCAGGAGGAGTCGCTAACCTGGGTGGGCCGGGCCCAGTCCGGTGACGTCGTGGGCCTGGTCGACGACGAGGTGGTCCTGATCGAGCCGGCGCCCGCGTCGGAGACGAACCTGGTCGCCGCCGCGATGAACGTGCTGAACCGCATGCTGGCGCTCGGCGGCGAGCTGGTGACGGTGCTGAGCGGGGCCGCCGCGCCGCCCGGGGTGGCCGGGGAGCTCGCGGAGCAGCTGCGGGTGGAGCACCCCGAGGTGGAGCTGACCAGCTACGCCAGCGGCCAGGTGGGCACGGTGCTGCTGATGGGAGTCGAATAG